One window of the Sphaerochaeta associata genome contains the following:
- a CDS encoding tripartite tricarboxylate transporter TctB family protein, which produces MTKKNSDIIAGIVFFAFAGLLYIAAGFMPTRTGGIAALNTGFYPRILAFLLAVLSVLMVIEAIRTQNTTNVQSWWTTKTAFLMFFVTLVMLVLYVFIMKIFGFATASFLFITSLMWMLTDKQERKPVLILGVSVGITAIIYIIFKMILSIPFPQGLLI; this is translated from the coding sequence ATGACTAAGAAAAACTCTGATATCATTGCAGGAATCGTGTTCTTCGCGTTTGCAGGCCTGCTTTATATCGCCGCCGGCTTCATGCCGACTCGAACCGGGGGCATTGCCGCCCTCAATACCGGCTTTTATCCACGAATTCTTGCCTTCCTGCTGGCCGTCCTATCCGTGTTGATGGTCATTGAAGCCATACGCACCCAAAACACCACGAACGTTCAGTCCTGGTGGACCACCAAGACAGCCTTTCTGATGTTTTTTGTCACCTTGGTCATGCTGGTGCTCTATGTGTTCATTATGAAGATCTTCGGCTTCGCTACAGCAAGCTTTTTGTTCATCACCTCCCTGATGTGGATGCTTACCGACAAACAGGAGCGCAAGCCTGTGTTGATTCTTGGCGTCTCAGTTGGCATCACCGCCATCATCTACATCATTTTCAAGATGATTCTCTCGATTCCCTTCCCCCAGGGGCTTTTGATTTAA
- a CDS encoding tripartite tricarboxylate transporter substrate binding protein, with protein sequence MKKLLVLAIVLALALPLFAAGAQEETIEKYPSRNVRVIIPWSVGGMTDVLTRPVASHLEKQFGVPFVVENKPGGGGVVGSLEIEKAAKDGYVIGTTSMSTVSAKYVSPIYPDIHNVELISQVITIPATVTVNANSPFKTLQDLIDYAKANPGKLTNSNSGTGASAHIYAAYFEAMAGIKVNHIPYPAYAEAVTALLGGHVDMTNIPLPDLSAHVDSGALRLLAIASAERHPSYPDVPTLKELGIDAVMGNYSGFVAPKGTDPEKVRIIDEAIGRAMQDETIRKFLIDAGYQPVYLNRTQFAEVIKDAEKQLDFLVNELGIKFIDD encoded by the coding sequence ATGAAGAAACTTTTGGTTTTGGCAATCGTTCTCGCACTCGCATTGCCGCTCTTTGCCGCAGGGGCACAAGAAGAGACAATCGAGAAGTATCCATCCAGGAACGTCAGGGTGATCATTCCCTGGTCCGTAGGTGGTATGACCGACGTGTTGACCAGACCGGTCGCCAGTCATCTGGAGAAACAGTTTGGTGTACCGTTCGTAGTAGAGAACAAGCCCGGTGGGGGCGGAGTCGTCGGTTCGTTGGAAATTGAGAAAGCTGCCAAAGATGGATACGTCATTGGAACCACTTCCATGTCCACCGTCTCTGCAAAGTACGTCTCCCCGATCTATCCTGATATCCACAACGTGGAACTCATCAGCCAGGTCATTACCATCCCTGCAACGGTAACCGTCAATGCAAACAGCCCCTTCAAGACCCTTCAGGACTTGATCGACTATGCAAAGGCAAACCCCGGCAAGTTGACCAACTCCAACTCCGGCACCGGTGCAAGTGCGCACATCTATGCTGCATATTTTGAAGCCATGGCCGGCATCAAGGTCAACCACATCCCGTATCCTGCCTATGCCGAGGCTGTAACAGCCCTCCTTGGTGGACACGTCGATATGACCAACATACCGCTTCCAGACCTCTCGGCCCACGTTGACAGCGGCGCCCTGCGCCTTTTGGCCATCGCCTCTGCAGAACGCCACCCCTCCTATCCCGATGTACCGACCCTCAAGGAACTGGGCATCGATGCAGTGATGGGCAACTACAGCGGTTTTGTCGCACCGAAGGGAACCGATCCCGAGAAAGTGCGCATCATCGACGAGGCAATCGGTCGTGCAATGCAGGATGAGACGATCAGGAAGTTCCTCATTGACGCAGGCTACCAGCCGGTCTATCTGAACAGAACCCAGTTCGCCGAGGTTATCAAGGACGCTGAGAAGCAGCTTGACTTCCTGGTGAACGAGCTTGGCATCAAGTTCATCGACGACTGA
- a CDS encoding Gfo/Idh/MocA family protein, with amino-acid sequence MQTYRVAVVGCGAVSKNHGKALVQCPYTEIAYAVDCVEERAKQFSQTYGGMVLTDYTELFSRTDVDVVHIVTPHHTHPHIAIDCMQHGLHVFCEKPLAILPQDAKRMIAVSEATGRRLGVCFQNRMNASTIQAKTLIECKQYGDIVSAMVLVAWDRGGKYYSQSPWRGRYETEGGGTLINQAIHTLDLLDYLCGGVAAVSGFDAKLRDDDAYEVEDSAMFHATLCGGGVAVGYCTNCYPMSKQCTVEIHLEKATLTVKQSGLTIEHDGLMEFHASEVATGEKSEWGLSHGLLIDEFYRTLSTGEPFVCDAHTGLAAIKLVQAIQHSKGRRIQLV; translated from the coding sequence ATGCAAACATATCGGGTTGCCGTGGTTGGTTGCGGGGCGGTGTCGAAGAACCATGGGAAGGCTTTGGTCCAGTGTCCGTACACTGAGATTGCGTATGCAGTCGATTGTGTCGAGGAGCGGGCCAAGCAGTTTTCACAAACCTATGGAGGTATGGTTCTTACCGACTATACCGAGCTTTTCAGCCGCACTGATGTGGATGTTGTACATATTGTAACCCCTCACCATACCCATCCCCATATCGCCATCGATTGCATGCAGCATGGCCTTCATGTTTTTTGCGAGAAGCCGTTGGCAATCCTGCCTCAGGATGCGAAGCGGATGATTGCAGTTTCTGAAGCAACAGGAAGGCGATTGGGAGTCTGTTTCCAAAACAGGATGAATGCATCCACCATTCAGGCAAAAACCCTGATCGAGTGCAAACAGTACGGAGATATTGTCAGTGCCATGGTGCTGGTTGCTTGGGATCGCGGCGGCAAGTATTACTCGCAAAGTCCTTGGCGCGGTCGGTACGAGACCGAAGGAGGGGGGACGCTCATCAATCAGGCAATCCATACTCTGGATCTTTTGGATTATCTATGCGGTGGGGTGGCAGCTGTTTCAGGCTTCGATGCAAAACTTCGCGACGACGATGCGTATGAAGTCGAAGACAGTGCCATGTTCCATGCAACGCTGTGTGGAGGGGGGGTTGCCGTCGGCTACTGCACCAACTGCTATCCGATGAGCAAGCAGTGCACGGTGGAAATTCATTTGGAGAAGGCGACCCTGACGGTGAAGCAAAGCGGCCTTACCATCGAGCATGACGGACTGATGGAGTTTCATGCCAGCGAGGTTGCAACGGGAGAGAAGTCCGAGTGGGGTTTGTCGCACGGTCTCTTGATTGATGAGTTCTATCGTACACTGAGCACGGGAGAACCGTTTGTCTGTGATGCTCATACCGGATTGGCTGCAATCAAGCTTGTACAGGCGATTCAGCACTCAAAGGGAAGGCGGATTCAGTTGGTGTAA
- a CDS encoding helix-turn-helix domain-containing protein, which produces MKQQARSFKHQLLRKWRYSYLAVFIVPLLLFLVLMATSLSIMNKQVIQTNSLSVQVMHNQFERIFSEVNAASQDLLVGSQFQRLSRTSSTQELDSLYLYDSSVALSHVMNKGSAIVDSMIFSPSLNFYVSTTRWGTLEDLPLMDDFSLGWTAEKFASVFGRQRWILGLEDASCCLAGGGVVNRILVIRPLSFAKSGWHHEFSVAYLVDVSPIVSGYLSNSQDLLITNRLSGTVLYDFTDTYKVGEDAGILNTIPSGQTRRIEGKVVTAGASSETNAMYFVMTEQSSYFHALMVFLLISLGYFVLALGGGWAIVKWRIGKDWQLYEQAMQETGTVVNQASTGSGLYSPFVSSVSRLKAEKEGMSRIISDQTQSLKSNMIAKLLAGSKGTVSKESLQASGIQMVSDTFAVVLLSKENAVPEQLDEQQCIRWFESRGFGVFPSVSTQGIALILNIPIHDQSQDSHRLYIQTMQSMKEEEIFHCLDIASSDLVEGLASLGEAYLQAVNVLEYRYAMGSKEFMMNCDMLEMSSKIHYIYSTEQELRLSQAVQTGNSAEAVHTIHALINDNKALGVSPQRLRYLLFNIAGTIIRCANHLEERYPGMIPTISLPPILQADDLAQSCKVVEAIVSNVCNAVLLIEKQYAGEGGAQYGMYQRALSEVHSDYRNPMLNVALLADRLGISTVLLSRIFKKFHGFNISDYISSVRVEAAKALLREGVLVSEVVEQCGFGSLRTFMRVFKNSEKLTPGQYRSLQGEE; this is translated from the coding sequence GTGAAGCAGCAAGCAAGGTCATTCAAACATCAGTTGCTCAGAAAATGGAGATACTCCTATCTGGCGGTATTCATTGTGCCCTTGCTCCTGTTTCTTGTCTTGATGGCGACAAGTCTGTCGATTATGAATAAACAAGTAATACAGACAAACTCTCTGTCTGTGCAGGTTATGCATAATCAATTTGAACGAATTTTTTCGGAAGTGAATGCCGCTAGTCAGGATTTATTGGTTGGTTCTCAATTCCAACGACTGAGCCGGACTTCCAGCACCCAGGAATTGGATTCGCTCTACCTGTATGACAGCTCTGTTGCATTATCACATGTGATGAATAAAGGCTCAGCTATTGTGGATAGTATGATCTTCTCTCCATCGCTGAACTTCTATGTCTCCACAACTCGATGGGGAACATTGGAAGATTTACCTTTGATGGATGATTTTTCCCTCGGATGGACTGCTGAAAAATTTGCTTCGGTATTCGGCCGCCAGCGATGGATACTGGGCTTGGAGGATGCCTCCTGCTGCCTTGCCGGGGGAGGGGTTGTCAATAGGATTCTGGTGATCAGGCCGCTCTCTTTTGCCAAGAGCGGATGGCACCATGAGTTTTCTGTCGCCTATCTGGTTGATGTTTCGCCTATTGTGTCGGGGTATTTGAGTAATTCACAGGATTTGTTGATTACCAATCGTCTTTCGGGTACTGTGCTGTATGACTTTACCGATACTTACAAAGTAGGAGAGGATGCCGGCATTCTCAATACCATACCTTCGGGACAGACCCGGCGCATTGAAGGGAAGGTTGTAACGGCAGGGGCTTCCAGTGAAACCAATGCGATGTATTTTGTGATGACCGAACAGAGCTCTTATTTTCATGCCTTGATGGTCTTCCTGTTGATATCCTTGGGCTATTTTGTGCTGGCGCTCGGCGGTGGCTGGGCAATCGTCAAATGGCGTATCGGCAAGGATTGGCAGCTCTATGAACAAGCGATGCAGGAGACGGGAACCGTAGTAAACCAGGCAAGCACCGGCTCGGGTCTCTATTCACCCTTCGTTTCATCGGTTTCCCGCTTGAAGGCGGAAAAGGAGGGGATGAGCCGGATCATCAGCGACCAGACCCAGTCACTGAAGAGCAATATGATTGCAAAGCTTCTTGCAGGAAGCAAAGGGACGGTGAGCAAGGAGTCCTTGCAGGCCTCCGGTATACAGATGGTCTCTGATACGTTTGCGGTGGTCTTGCTGAGCAAGGAGAATGCTGTTCCAGAGCAGTTGGATGAACAGCAGTGCATCCGCTGGTTTGAAAGCCGTGGTTTTGGCGTGTTTCCCTCTGTATCAACACAAGGCATAGCGCTGATTTTGAATATCCCGATTCATGACCAGTCTCAGGACAGTCATCGTCTGTATATCCAGACGATGCAATCGATGAAGGAAGAGGAGATTTTCCACTGCCTCGATATTGCTTCCTCAGACCTGGTTGAAGGCCTTGCCTCATTGGGGGAAGCTTATCTGCAGGCTGTGAATGTGCTGGAGTATCGTTACGCCATGGGAAGCAAAGAGTTCATGATGAACTGTGATATGCTGGAAATGAGCAGCAAGATACATTACATCTATTCAACCGAACAGGAGTTGAGACTTTCCCAGGCTGTTCAGACCGGCAATTCAGCTGAGGCGGTCCATACAATACATGCCTTGATTAATGACAACAAGGCACTTGGGGTAAGTCCCCAGCGGCTTCGGTACCTTCTCTTCAACATTGCCGGGACGATCATACGGTGTGCAAACCATTTGGAGGAACGATATCCGGGTATGATTCCTACCATCTCACTGCCTCCCATCCTGCAGGCTGATGACTTGGCTCAATCATGCAAGGTGGTTGAGGCGATAGTGAGCAATGTGTGCAACGCAGTGTTGCTTATCGAGAAGCAGTATGCCGGCGAGGGTGGAGCACAATACGGCATGTATCAACGGGCCTTGTCCGAGGTACATTCCGATTACCGAAATCCCATGCTCAATGTTGCTCTTCTCGCAGACCGACTTGGAATTTCGACGGTTCTACTTTCAAGAATATTTAAGAAGTTTCATGGGTTCAATATTTCAGATTATATAAGTTCCGTGAGGGTTGAAGCTGCCAAAGCGCTTTTGCGTGAAGGTGTGTTGGTCAGCGAAGTTGTCGAGCAGTGTGGATTTGGAAGTCTTCGTACTTTTATGAGAGTGTTCAAGAATTCCGAGAAGCTTACCCCCGGACAGTATCGAAGCCTGCAGGGAGAGGAGTGA
- a CDS encoding Gfo/Idh/MocA family protein, giving the protein MQKVRIGIIGYGKMGSQHAKAFASGKIPNAVLTAVADIDPVRVGIAKESLDAAVTVFNSATALLASGLCDAIIPTVPHYYHPVLAVQAFEAGLHVLCEKPAGVYVKQAKQMQAAAQKSGKVFGIMLNQRTNPLYIRARQLVQDGTLGRIIHANWIITSWFRAQSYYDSSSWRATWKGEGGGVLLNQNPHNLDLWQWILGMPSRVKATMYYGKHRSIETEDDVFALFEFPDGAIGQYTTTIADSPGTNRLEITGTKGKLVVENDTLTLHVLQEDTDDFNERFKGEIGQPKSEIQHIAVEGVYTSHPGIITNFCNAILKQEPLIAPGEDGLASLAISNAMHLSSWTDESWVDIPCDDEVFCSFLEQKCGGQLPV; this is encoded by the coding sequence ATGCAGAAGGTGCGAATAGGAATCATCGGGTATGGGAAGATGGGCTCGCAGCATGCGAAAGCGTTTGCTTCGGGGAAGATCCCCAATGCGGTTCTGACCGCGGTTGCCGATATCGACCCGGTCCGCGTCGGCATTGCAAAGGAGAGCCTTGATGCAGCCGTCACAGTCTTCAATAGTGCAACTGCCTTGCTTGCAAGTGGTTTGTGTGATGCCATCATACCTACTGTTCCCCACTATTATCATCCCGTACTTGCCGTACAGGCATTCGAGGCAGGCCTGCATGTGCTCTGTGAAAAACCTGCCGGTGTATATGTCAAGCAGGCCAAGCAGATGCAGGCTGCGGCCCAGAAAAGCGGGAAAGTGTTCGGCATCATGCTCAATCAACGGACCAATCCACTCTACATACGAGCAAGGCAGTTGGTGCAGGACGGCACCCTGGGTCGGATCATTCATGCCAATTGGATCATTACCAGCTGGTTCAGGGCCCAAAGCTACTATGATTCCAGTTCTTGGCGGGCGACTTGGAAAGGGGAAGGCGGCGGTGTTCTCTTGAACCAAAATCCTCACAACCTGGACTTGTGGCAGTGGATTCTGGGTATGCCATCAAGGGTGAAGGCAACGATGTATTATGGAAAGCATCGATCGATCGAGACAGAGGATGATGTATTTGCCTTGTTCGAATTTCCCGATGGGGCCATCGGCCAGTACACAACCACCATCGCCGATTCGCCGGGAACCAATCGCTTGGAAATAACGGGAACCAAGGGTAAGCTTGTTGTTGAGAACGACACACTCACCTTGCATGTGTTGCAGGAGGATACAGACGATTTCAACGAGCGTTTCAAAGGTGAGATCGGGCAGCCGAAGAGCGAAATCCAGCATATTGCAGTTGAAGGCGTCTATACCTCCCACCCGGGTATCATCACGAATTTCTGCAATGCAATTCTCAAGCAGGAACCACTCATTGCTCCGGGTGAGGATGGGCTGGCCAGTCTGGCCATCTCCAACGCAATGCATCTCTCCTCTTGGACCGATGAGAGCTGGGTCGACATTCCTTGTGATGATGAGGTATTCTGTTCATTTCTTGAACAGAAATGCGGTGGACAGTTACCTGTCTGA
- a CDS encoding sugar phosphate isomerase/epimerase family protein: protein MRFGICTDIQNIDEVASLGYDYVEAKLNVIAVLDEDAFSAIVEQVHASPICVERCCLLLPKSMQVIGDRYQEAEMVAYLKAAYARMQAIGADLVVFGSGKSRTFDDSMRWQQAFKHLVDVTKVIGMVGADYGIRIAIEPLNRLETNLINTLTEAAALQACVGLPNVGLLADSYHMASEHEDWNHIVQVAPLMHTHIALYEGRRYPTMQCDEVDSFMTALQAAGYDASMSIEGKSDDWQSDAKSALSILKQACEGRR, encoded by the coding sequence ATGAGGTTCGGTATATGTACGGATATTCAGAACATCGATGAGGTGGCCTCCTTGGGGTATGATTACGTCGAAGCCAAGCTCAACGTCATTGCCGTCTTGGATGAGGATGCGTTTTCTGCAATCGTGGAACAAGTCCATGCTTCTCCGATTTGCGTTGAGCGCTGCTGTTTGCTGCTCCCAAAGAGCATGCAGGTCATAGGAGACCGATATCAAGAGGCAGAAATGGTTGCCTATTTGAAAGCAGCGTATGCCAGGATGCAGGCAATAGGAGCCGACTTGGTGGTGTTCGGCAGCGGCAAGTCCAGGACCTTCGATGACTCGATGCGTTGGCAGCAGGCATTCAAGCACTTGGTGGATGTTACGAAGGTCATTGGGATGGTTGGTGCAGACTATGGCATCAGGATTGCAATCGAGCCGCTCAACCGCTTGGAGACCAACCTGATCAACACCCTCACCGAGGCTGCTGCATTGCAAGCCTGTGTCGGTCTGCCCAATGTGGGGTTGCTCGCCGATTCCTATCACATGGCCTCGGAACATGAGGATTGGAACCATATCGTACAGGTGGCGCCCCTGATGCATACCCATATCGCCTTATATGAAGGAAGGCGATACCCGACCATGCAGTGTGACGAGGTTGATTCGTTCATGACTGCATTGCAGGCTGCAGGCTATGATGCTTCGATGAGCATCGAGGGCAAGAGTGATGACTGGCAATCCGATGCAAAGTCGGCCCTCTCGATTTTGAAACAAGCATGTGAAGGCAGGAGGTAG
- a CDS encoding alginate lyase family protein, translated as MNTKQRLLSLIDCNNPSLGDLDCGNEDQALDRIVNHFRTRKGPHYLFTARDCETLKDEHILQEAQTVLDHHLFGHDFAGPIDWKFNPTVETSRDNEWSWSLFRTIYWQPLARAYALTKDERYVKEFCDQVRSFYEAWPAKEFIEWDEMDKKSPFPGHAWRTIEAGIRIYTTWLPCMEIFRTSEAFDAETWAIFLCSIHDHGTFLHKHYSNHERSSNWLSMEASALLQLGIMFPEFKDAQAWREQGYQRVMHEIVYCFDHDGAHMEHTPIYHLVASIAFMQAVQLCTINGMEVAPYAMPVLEKSAEFVMRLVKPDFSTPMIGDADRTSLLTRITDTSLYEGMNLSFFPDDLNELRAYFRWMAKLTGRSDFLYMATAGKRGNAPAMLDYQMHDAGIYCMRTGWTRGDSYWHVLGVRLERGEKSSHSHNDTGHLELMIGGEDILIDSGRYIYNSSCWKDWRHYFTGSLAHNTVYIDDHEMGSVPKVNRVRGVRTWCHAFEKTEHYALIDISHNGYVYMQDPVFHRRKVVFLNDSRSMVVIDHLTGTGKAAHDVRWTWNFAGTDVQLLSNHVAKFTTSQGTGYRKYCVAAQGHDQEDTLSVDASTHWESHLYCGSEEPKGGWVSYGYPVREPIAQVQEVFSSAVPLTMATIIANDDVAVSMHIRGQHFRLQVAQQVICGDMTTLEVLQ; from the coding sequence ATGAACACCAAGCAACGATTACTCTCACTCATTGATTGCAATAATCCAAGTCTCGGGGACCTGGATTGCGGTAATGAAGACCAGGCGCTGGATCGGATAGTCAATCATTTTCGAACCCGCAAAGGTCCTCACTATCTCTTTACTGCCCGGGATTGTGAAACACTCAAGGATGAGCACATTCTGCAAGAGGCGCAAACGGTGCTCGATCATCACCTGTTCGGACATGATTTTGCCGGTCCGATTGATTGGAAGTTCAATCCTACCGTTGAGACAAGCCGTGACAATGAATGGAGTTGGTCGCTCTTCAGGACCATCTACTGGCAACCGCTGGCCAGAGCCTATGCACTGACCAAGGATGAGCGGTATGTGAAGGAATTCTGCGACCAGGTGCGAAGTTTTTATGAGGCCTGGCCTGCCAAGGAGTTCATCGAGTGGGACGAGATGGATAAGAAGTCTCCTTTCCCCGGGCATGCATGGCGAACCATCGAAGCAGGAATCCGTATCTATACCACCTGGCTGCCCTGCATGGAGATTTTCCGCACCAGTGAGGCCTTTGATGCCGAGACCTGGGCGATTTTTCTCTGTTCGATCCACGATCACGGAACCTTCCTGCACAAGCATTACAGCAATCACGAACGCTCAAGCAATTGGTTGTCGATGGAAGCAAGCGCCCTGTTGCAGTTGGGCATCATGTTCCCCGAGTTCAAGGATGCTCAGGCTTGGCGTGAGCAAGGGTATCAAAGGGTTATGCATGAAATCGTCTATTGCTTCGACCATGACGGTGCTCATATGGAACATACCCCGATCTATCATCTGGTTGCTTCCATTGCATTCATGCAGGCTGTACAGCTCTGCACAATCAATGGGATGGAGGTAGCCCCGTATGCCATGCCGGTTTTAGAGAAGAGTGCTGAGTTCGTGATGCGCCTGGTGAAGCCAGATTTTTCCACACCGATGATCGGCGATGCCGATCGCACGAGCCTGTTGACCCGTATCACCGATACGTCGTTGTATGAAGGTATGAACCTGTCATTCTTCCCCGATGACCTGAATGAACTCCGTGCATACTTCAGGTGGATGGCAAAGCTGACCGGCAGAAGTGACTTCTTATACATGGCGACTGCAGGCAAGAGGGGAAATGCTCCTGCAATGCTCGATTATCAGATGCATGATGCAGGGATCTACTGCATGCGAACCGGTTGGACGAGAGGCGACAGTTACTGGCATGTATTGGGTGTCCGGTTGGAACGGGGGGAGAAAAGCTCCCACTCTCATAACGACACGGGACATCTGGAGCTGATGATCGGGGGAGAGGACATCCTCATCGATAGCGGCAGATACATCTATAACAGCTCCTGTTGGAAGGATTGGAGACACTATTTCACCGGCTCCCTGGCTCACAACACCGTATATATTGATGACCATGAGATGGGAAGTGTTCCCAAGGTCAATCGGGTGAGGGGTGTAAGGACTTGGTGTCATGCTTTCGAGAAAACAGAACACTATGCCTTGATCGATATCTCCCACAATGGGTATGTGTACATGCAGGACCCTGTATTTCATCGAAGGAAGGTGGTGTTCCTCAACGATTCCCGGTCGATGGTTGTCATCGACCATCTGACAGGGACGGGAAAAGCAGCGCATGATGTGCGTTGGACCTGGAACTTTGCAGGAACCGATGTCCAGCTTCTTTCCAACCATGTTGCAAAGTTCACCACTTCCCAAGGAACCGGGTACAGAAAATATTGCGTTGCCGCCCAGGGTCACGATCAAGAGGACACCCTTTCAGTAGACGCTTCAACACACTGGGAGAGCCACCTGTATTGTGGTTCGGAAGAGCCGAAGGGCGGATGGGTCTCCTATGGGTATCCTGTGCGTGAGCCCATCGCTCAGGTGCAGGAGGTGTTCTCTTCGGCCGTTCCCCTGACCATGGCGACCATCATTGCGAACGACGATGTGGCTGTTTCCATGCACATACGAGGACAGCACTTCAGGCTGCAGGTGGCACAACAGGTGATATGCGGAGATATGACAACATTGGAGGTCTTGCAATGA
- a CDS encoding extracellular solute-binding protein — protein MKKIVSVVLVLSLVLGTVFAAGVSEKKSEVAAQTKLTYWAPLNPNISSVVQDFSQTEYFKELMKRTNTSIEFQHVSAANDGVMTEGFNILIASGNYPDIIEYKWIDYPGGPQAALDDKVIIPLNDVFAKYAPNITKFLNEHPDIAKMISTDDGTYYCFPFLRGESYENNNLLFTEGWVWRTDLLSKAGITRTPRTPDELYTALKALQGIGVKIPLSLRKDHVSRVLAPGFDSFDDFYVENGVVRNGLIEPARKEYLAYTAKLYREGLLDNDYLSIDKKSQAVKVLNSICGATYAPGGSGIGTWLPAMQQSDPSVHMVSARPLSPSADRYSKFAKMSNIYSNSGPSAAISSSSKNVEAAAKLLDYNFSEAGHLLVNFGIEGVTYTMVDGYPKYTDVIYKNADGLTLSQAMAMYMRSSVNGPFIQDPRYLEQYYSIPELSEAINLWAQTDYGKYIMPPVTATSEEASELAKIMNNVLTYANEMESKFITGAISINEFDGYVKQLKNFGIERAIAIKQANYDRYMAK, from the coding sequence ATGAAAAAGATTGTGAGTGTGGTTCTGGTACTCTCGTTGGTACTGGGAACGGTTTTCGCTGCAGGTGTCAGCGAAAAGAAAAGTGAGGTTGCTGCGCAAACCAAGTTGACGTACTGGGCGCCGTTGAATCCCAATATCTCTTCGGTGGTACAGGACTTTTCCCAGACCGAGTACTTCAAGGAGTTGATGAAGAGGACGAATACCTCCATTGAGTTCCAGCATGTCAGTGCTGCAAACGATGGTGTAATGACCGAAGGGTTCAACATCCTCATTGCATCCGGCAACTACCCTGACATCATCGAGTACAAGTGGATCGACTATCCAGGCGGTCCCCAGGCGGCCCTTGATGACAAGGTGATCATCCCCCTCAATGATGTATTTGCAAAGTATGCACCGAACATCACCAAATTTTTGAACGAGCACCCCGATATCGCTAAAATGATCAGCACCGATGACGGCACTTATTACTGCTTCCCGTTCCTTCGCGGTGAAAGCTATGAGAACAACAACCTTCTTTTCACAGAAGGGTGGGTGTGGAGAACGGATCTGTTGTCAAAAGCCGGTATCACCCGGACGCCCCGTACTCCTGATGAGCTGTATACCGCTTTGAAGGCTCTTCAAGGCATCGGTGTGAAGATCCCCCTTTCACTTCGCAAGGACCATGTGAGCAGGGTGCTCGCTCCGGGTTTTGACAGTTTTGATGATTTCTATGTTGAGAATGGAGTTGTTCGCAATGGTCTGATAGAACCCGCTCGCAAGGAGTATCTTGCCTATACAGCAAAACTTTACAGGGAAGGACTGCTGGACAACGACTATCTTTCCATTGACAAGAAGAGTCAGGCCGTAAAGGTATTGAACAGCATCTGTGGAGCTACGTATGCACCGGGTGGATCGGGAATCGGGACATGGCTCCCTGCCATGCAGCAAAGCGATCCTTCAGTGCACATGGTTTCCGCTCGTCCCCTTTCTCCTTCGGCCGACCGATATTCCAAGTTTGCCAAGATGTCGAACATTTACTCAAACTCCGGTCCGTCGGCTGCAATCTCCTCCAGCAGCAAGAATGTCGAAGCGGCTGCAAAACTGCTGGACTACAACTTCTCCGAAGCGGGACACCTATTGGTCAACTTCGGCATTGAAGGCGTAACGTATACCATGGTGGACGGATATCCCAAGTATACCGATGTCATCTACAAGAATGCGGATGGGCTCACCCTCAGTCAGGCGATGGCTATGTACATGCGTTCAAGCGTAAATGGACCTTTTATCCAGGATCCACGATATCTGGAGCAGTATTACAGTATTCCCGAGTTGAGTGAGGCCATCAATCTTTGGGCCCAGACCGACTACGGCAAGTACATCATGCCTCCGGTGACGGCAACCAGCGAGGAAGCAAGTGAATTGGCGAAAATCATGAACAACGTATTGACCTATGCCAATGAGATGGAGTCGAAGTTCATCACCGGTGCCATTTCCATCAATGAGTTCGATGGGTATGTCAAGCAGCTGAAGAATTTCGGTATCGAGCGGGCGATTGCCATCAAGCAGGCCAACTACGATCGCTATATGGCAAAATAA